From the genome of Malus sylvestris chromosome 6, drMalSylv7.2, whole genome shotgun sequence, one region includes:
- the LOC126626181 gene encoding iron-sulfur cluster assembly protein 1-like yields MLRLAAKRLLQGGRLGSPEAQSPAVLGLSRMYHERVVDHYDNPRNVGSFDKNDPTVGTGLVGAPACGDVMKLQIKVDDSTGKIVDACFKTFGCGSAIASSSVATEWVKGKQMEEVLTIKNTEIAKHLSLPPVKLHCSMLAEDAIKAAVKDYQTKQTKSSGSTEASPVEKAANA; encoded by the exons ATGTTGAGACTTGCGGCGAAGAGGCTTCTCCAAGGCGGCCGTCTGGGGTCACCGGAGGCTCAGTCGCCAGCGGTCCTGGGCCTGTCACGTATGTACCACGAGAGGGTGGTGGACCACTACGACAACCCCCGCAACGTCGGATCGTTCGATAAGAATGATCCGACGGTCGGCACGGGGCTCGTCGGCGCGCCAGCCTGTGGCGACGTGATGAAACTCCAGATTAAGGTCGACGACAGCACGGGAAAGATTGTTGATGCCTGCTTCAAGACCTTTGGGTGTGGATCGGCCATTGCTTCTTCTTCTGTCG CTACAGAATGGGTGAAGGGGAAACAAATGGAGGAAGTCCTGACTATTAAGAACAC AGAGATTGCAAAACATCTTTCCCTACCTCCAGTTAAGCTTCACTGCAGCATGCTTGCGGAGGATGCCATCAAGGCAGCTGTTAAAGACTATCAAACCAAGCAAACCAAATCAAGTGGCAGTACAGAGGCATCTCCTGTGGAGAAGGCTGCCAATGCTTGA